The following is a genomic window from Pirellulales bacterium.
ATGCTACGTTCTCCTAAAATATTGTGGGTGTCAAACAAAACGGCCGACGATTTACTCGGCCGCCAACAAGCAAAGGTCGAACCGAGGAGCATAACATAGTTGCGTCGCTTTTCAAGGGAAAGGGGTAGCAAGGCAGGGCGAATGCAGTGGCCGGAAAATTATTTCGAGAACAAGGAGACAGGGGCAGCGGGAGAAGGCAAGGAGGAGAGAAGCTTTTCGTGGGCTGTTTTCGCGGTTTCCCTTCCTTGCACAGCCCTCTTCTGCTGATAGCTCGTCTTGGCTTTCCATGATCGTTGGTCGCGTTCCAATAGAGCCGAACAGTGACGCCGTGGTATTCCCACCCTGCTCGGTGAAATAAACAGCCACGCCTGTTTCACATCCATCGTGGGAATGGCGTCGATCCGCCGTCCAATCGATTGCGTGGAATTTCTGCCGCCGTTTGGCATGCAACATCGGCATCGATTCATTCGAGACTGCACTGCACCATTCGGTTGAGCAGTGCTTCATCGTCGCTCGCATCCACGGTTCGCAAATCGATGAGAGTGCATTTTTCCTGGACCCTTGCGAAGACTGCAGGATTGCCCAGTCGCAATTGACGCGAAACTTGATCGGGACTTCCGCTAGCGATGGCGATCGCCCAACTTGGCACGGTTTGGTCCGGAAGCGCACCACCGCCCGGCGCTGAATCGACTTCGCAAATCGAGAGTGCTTTCGCTGACGCAGATTTTTCGTGCAGTAGTGCCAACAACCGTTCAGCGCGTGAGTGAAGCTCATCCGCGGACTGCGTTAATTGACGCAACACTGGAATTTCCGCAAAGGCACGACCTGCGCGGTGAATTTCGAGCGTTGCTTCGAGTGCTGCCAACGTCAGCTTATCGACGCGCAGCGCCCGCGCAAGCGGATTCGACCGCATCTTGGCCACCAGTTCGGCGCATCCAACGATGATGCCACACTGGGGGCCCCCAAGGAGCTTATCGCCGCTAAACAGGACCGCGTCCGCTCCCAACCTGACGCTGTCGCGCACGACGGGTTCCTCCGAAAGTCCGCAGCGTGTGAGATCGTAAAGGCAGCCGCTACCGACATCGTCGATCACCGGCAGCCCCGCGCGCTTCCCCAAGTTCACCAACTCAGCAATCGACACCGATTCAGAATACCCCGAGATCCGATAATTGCTCGGATGCACTCGCAACAAAGCCGCCGTCTCAGGGCCAATGGCTTCTGCATAATCCGCCAAGCGAGTGCGATTCGTTGTGCCGACTTCGTGCAATTCGACTCCCGCCTGCCGAAACACATCGGGCAACCGAAAAGAGCCGCCGATTTCGATCAATTGGCCGCGTGAAATGATCACTCGTCGACCGACGGCTAGCGTTTGCAGCGCGAGAAGTGTGGCGGCCGCGCAATTGTTGACGACGAGTGCAGCTTCCGCACCGGTTACTTGCTGACACAAGAATTCGATCGTCCCCCCCCGCTTGCTGCGGTGGCCGGACGCTAGATCGACTTCCAAGTTCGTGCAAGCGGCGGCCCGGGTCATCGCTTCGATAGCCGCCGCTGCCAGCGGCGCGCGGCCGAGATTCGTATGAATTACAATCCCCGTGCCATTGATTACCTTTCGCAGCCGCTGCGAGCCTGCGATCTGGGCGATTTCATGCAACTGCTGGACCACCAGGTCTTCGATCGCCGCTGCATCGGTCGATAGACGCCCGTCTCGGTGGCTGCGCATTTGAGCCAAAATCTGACGAATCCAGCTAGTCGCCACCCGGCGGCCAAATTGCGTGCAGAGCGGCGCGACGTCCGGTCGATTAAGCACCCGCTCGACGGCTGGCAGCCGTCGCAAACTTTTTTGATGCTCTGATGTCATCGGAGGGCTTCGTCAATGGGTAGGGAAATGCGCGGGCCAGCCGCGCGGTCGTCTCCTGAGCGGACGGTAATTTGCCGTTGGTCGAAAAACTCGAAAATTGGAACCGCATGTTTTCGAGTCATTTTCCATCGCTCGCGCAGCACGCCGACTTTCGCGATTGAGGACGTTTCAAAATAGCTCAGCAGGCTCTGGCGAAGTGTTTCGAGGGCCGCTGGAACCATCACGAGTTGCGGAGACACTCGCATGAATTGTCCCTCATCCACGGCAACTTGCACGAGCGCTTCCACATCGTCGGGTGAAATGTTGTGCTGTTCTGCGAACTCTTTGAGTGTCGGAGGGGTTACGCCGCCTGCGGAAACTTCGCCGACGAGCAATCGAACCATCAGTCGCTGCCGGTTTGTCAGTTCCGGCCCGCTCCGCAGGCCGATGCGCCCTTCGCTCACGATCAGCTCCTTGCTGGCCGCGAGGCGAGCAAGCAGCGCATCAAGGACGGCTGGACTTGCAGACCGCTTCATGGCAGCCAAAATCGCCGACAGCGGCACGCGCGACGCTGGGCGGCGGCGCTCAAGCTCCCTTTGACAGCGGCGAAATAGGAGTTGCTTGAGTTGGTCGAAGCGATGGTACGTGATGAACGAGGCGACCGGTCCAGGTATGCGAATAATCGCTTCCTGCCGTTCGAGTTGCTGGATCAGATCGTCGCATTGAGCTACGCCCATTCCAATCCACGATTCGCTTGCCTCGTCAAATCGTGCTTCGCGTCGGAGATCGATATACGCGGTCAGCCGAACCTTCAGATCCGTGTCCGCGAGTCCCGGAGCAGCGGCCAGGCTGCGAGTAAGCCGATCGGACGCTTGCAGCGCCGGGCCGATGATCCGGCCGCCCCCGATCGTTCGCGCCGGTGAAAACTGCCTCAGCACAAATGGTTGCTCATACTCGGCGACGACCGGCTTCGCACAGCGCAGCACTGCAAACGCAGCTTCGCCGGGCGCAACCGAACGCTGCCCAAATAGGATCTGGCACGTTGCCTGATTGGCTCCCAAATGCAATCGCACGATCTGACGATGTTTCAGCCCGCGGCTCGCCTCTGGCAGAATTTTCAAGTGCGCCAAATGGCGCTTGGCCGGTTCGAACGCGCCGGGTGTGCCAAGTTCGTGCCCGCGATCGATAGCCGAGCCTTTCACGCCCACCAAATTGATTGCCGCACGCTCGCCCGCCGAGACTTTTTCGACGTCCGCCCCTTGCGATTGTAAGCGGCGAATTCGCACCAGTATTTTCTCGGGAAGTAGATGCAGCGTGTCGCCAACGCGCGCTGTTCCGCGCCAAACAGTGCCGGTGACTACCACGCCTTGGCCAGTGGGGGAAAATGCCCGATCGATCGGCAGCCGAAAGCGAGTATCGTGCGTTGGCCGCATGGCCGAGGATTTCGCAGCTTCGACGATTGCTGTGCGCAGTTCGGCCATTCCCATGCCCGATGGCGCAGCGACCCGAATCCGCGGCGCCTTGGCCAAAAAAGTCGTCGCGACCAGATCCGCCACCTCGAGATCGACCATTTCCAGTTGCTCGTCGTCCGCCAAATCGCATTTACTGATCGCAATGACGCCACGACGCACGCCGAGCATTTCCAGTAGGGCCACATGTTCGCGCGTCTGCGGCATCACCGAATCATCGGCAGCAATCACGAGCAATGCCGCATCGACCCCCGAAGCCCCGGCCACCATCGTATGAATGAACCGCTCGTGCCCCGGCACGTCGATCAGTGCAAATCGTCCCCCGAAATCATCAAAATGCGCAAATCCCAGTTCAATGGTGATCCCGCGGCGTCTTTCCTCTGGCAAGCGATCGACTTTCGCTCCCGTCAGCGCATGGACGATCGCTGATTTGCCGTGGTCGATATGACCTGCCAAGCAAATCACGAACTGCGAGCGAACATGAGGCTCAGAGCACATCACACTCCAAGTTAGCCGCCATCGTGCCAAACTTCCTCAGCATGTTGAAAAAAAACTGTCGGTGCGGCTTTTCTCGGACTCATTTCGGGCGCAATTTGTTTGGCCATGACAAGACCGACGTGCGGCCGGAGCACTTCATCGCCGCCGAATTTGTTGTGGAATAATTCCTCTAGCGCTCGTCGAGAATTCGGCGATCATGTTACTGCAGCCTCACTTCCGGCGTTGCCACGACGAACGCAAAGCATGGACCATCCGATCACGGTGGTTGTCGGCGCGGCAGGTCTGGACAAGGAGCAAATCGAATTGGGAACCAGCGATGAGCCGAAGCAAATCACCTTGAAATAGCTTGCCGTTCCGAAAGCATGGTTAAACCTGACGCTTGAAACGACTTTCGCGCCGCGGCCAACATGTGGTCACCGATCGACGCTGGCTGCCCCATTGTCCGCCGGTTTTCCGTGCAAATTGCCGCTGCGGAAGGCGTGGGCCATGGCCATGGGCACTTCGGCTTCCGCCGTGACCACCAATGCGCGGTTTTCTTGCACGGCTGCTTTCATTTCTTGTTCTTTGGCGATGGCGATTGCCCGGCGCTCCTCGGCCTTGGCGCGGGCCACACGAGTGTCGGCCTCGGCTTGATCGGCTTGCAGGCGAGCGCCGATATTTTCGCCCACATCGACGTCGGCAATGTCGATCGAAACGATTTGAAACGCCGTGTTGGCATCCAACCCGCGCTCCAGCACCGCTTTGCTGATCCGATCGGGATTTTCGATCACACTCAAATGACTTTCCGCCGAACCGATCGCGGTAATTATTCCTTCGCCGACGCGAGCGATGATCGTCTCTTCCGTCGCGCCACCGATAAGTTGTTGCAAGTTCGTGCGCACCGTTACCAGCGCCTTGACGCGCAGCTCGACTCCGTTTTTAGCGATGGCCGATAGCGTGCTCTTGCGGCTGGTGTTCGGGTCGGGGCAGTCGATCACCTTAGGATTGACGCTGGTCTGCACCGCATCGAGTACGTCGCGCCCGGCCAGATCGATGGCGGCCGCACGGTCGAAATCCAAGTCGATGTCGGCCCGCTGTGCGGCGATGATCGCGCGAATCACTCGCGGCACATCGCCACCGGCCAAGTAATGGGCTTCGAGCCGCCGCGTCGTAATTCCAGTCTGCGGATCCGTTCCAACTCCCGCTTGCAGCGCCATGATCTTCGCTTGCACGATCACCCGCGCATCAACCTTGCGCAAGCTCATTCCCACCAGGCTCCACAGACTCACCCGGGCGTTCGACATATACGCCTGAAACCACAACTTGCCGTAAGCCAGGACGAGGATGATAAAGACGAGCAAGAAAAACGTGAACACGCCGGCCAGAATCCAAGTCCAAACATTTTCGCCAAGCCATTTTTCGAGTTCTTCGCCCTGTAATTGAGCTAGCAGCGGCAGAACGGCGTTCAGCATCATGGATCGTCCTCATGGTTCTTCGCAGTCCGACCAGATTGGTCGGCTGCAGGTTTTCACTAAGCATATCGCCAATTTCCCGCGGCGAATAGTTCTAGGGCAGAAGGAACGAGCACCGAAATCAAGCCCTCATCCGTGGATCGACGGTCTTCAAAGCCAAGTCAAAACGAGGAAAGACATAGGTAGGCACTTGCTTTCGCTCCTCGTCGAACTTCGCATTTTTTTCCACCTACTGCCAACTTGCTCATTCTCCACCCAGCAAGCTGCGGGATTTCAGCCAATCTCTCAATCGCTCTTTCCAAGTTGTCAGAATCGGATCGCTGACTGCGAGGCCCGATCCGTGCCCGCCGTCTTGATAAATGTGCAACTCGGCCGGTACTTTGGCTTTCCGTAGGGCCAGATAAAACAAAACGCTATTCTCCGGAACGACGACTTCATCTCCGTTGGTGTGGAATAAAAACGTCTGCGGAGTTTCGCTGGTGACTTGGGTTTCGTTCGAGAGGCTTTTCACCAGTTCGGGGTCAGGCTTATCGCCGAGCAAATTTTTGCGTGAGCCGGCGTGCGTGTAGGGATCGGTCAGCGTAACCGCTGGATAGCACAAGATCATGAAATCGGGCCGGCAACTCACGCGATCGATCGCATCCTTGGCGTTCAAATTACCGGCGTCGAAATGCGTGCCCGCGGTTGAGGCCAAG
Proteins encoded in this region:
- a CDS encoding L-seryl-tRNA(Sec) selenium transferase, encoding MTSEHQKSLRRLPAVERVLNRPDVAPLCTQFGRRVATSWIRQILAQMRSHRDGRLSTDAAAIEDLVVQQLHEIAQIAGSQRLRKVINGTGIVIHTNLGRAPLAAAAIEAMTRAAACTNLEVDLASGHRSKRGGTIEFLCQQVTGAEAALVVNNCAAATLLALQTLAVGRRVIISRGQLIEIGGSFRLPDVFRQAGVELHEVGTTNRTRLADYAEAIGPETAALLRVHPSNYRISGYSESVSIAELVNLGKRAGLPVIDDVGSGCLYDLTRCGLSEEPVVRDSVRLGADAVLFSGDKLLGGPQCGIIVGCAELVAKMRSNPLARALRVDKLTLAALEATLEIHRAGRAFAEIPVLRQLTQSADELHSRAERLLALLHEKSASAKALSICEVDSAPGGGALPDQTVPSWAIAIASGSPDQVSRQLRLGNPAVFARVQEKCTLIDLRTVDASDDEALLNRMVQCSLE
- the selB gene encoding selenocysteine-specific translation elongation factor — its product is MICLAGHIDHGKSAIVHALTGAKVDRLPEERRRGITIELGFAHFDDFGGRFALIDVPGHERFIHTMVAGASGVDAALLVIAADDSVMPQTREHVALLEMLGVRRGVIAISKCDLADDEQLEMVDLEVADLVATTFLAKAPRIRVAAPSGMGMAELRTAIVEAAKSSAMRPTHDTRFRLPIDRAFSPTGQGVVVTGTVWRGTARVGDTLHLLPEKILVRIRRLQSQGADVEKVSAGERAAINLVGVKGSAIDRGHELGTPGAFEPAKRHLAHLKILPEASRGLKHRQIVRLHLGANQATCQILFGQRSVAPGEAAFAVLRCAKPVVAEYEQPFVLRQFSPARTIGGGRIIGPALQASDRLTRSLAAAPGLADTDLKVRLTAYIDLRREARFDEASESWIGMGVAQCDDLIQQLERQEAIIRIPGPVASFITYHRFDQLKQLLFRRCQRELERRRPASRVPLSAILAAMKRSASPAVLDALLARLAASKELIVSEGRIGLRSGPELTNRQRLMVRLLVGEVSAGGVTPPTLKEFAEQHNISPDDVEALVQVAVDEGQFMRVSPQLVMVPAALETLRQSLLSYFETSSIAKVGVLRERWKMTRKHAVPIFEFFDQRQITVRSGDDRAAGPRISLPIDEALR
- the floA gene encoding flotillin-like protein FloA (flotillin-like protein involved in membrane lipid rafts), which translates into the protein MMLNAVLPLLAQLQGEELEKWLGENVWTWILAGVFTFFLLVFIILVLAYGKLWFQAYMSNARVSLWSLVGMSLRKVDARVIVQAKIMALQAGVGTDPQTGITTRRLEAHYLAGGDVPRVIRAIIAAQRADIDLDFDRAAAIDLAGRDVLDAVQTSVNPKVIDCPDPNTSRKSTLSAIAKNGVELRVKALVTVRTNLQQLIGGATEETIIARVGEGIITAIGSAESHLSVIENPDRISKAVLERGLDANTAFQIVSIDIADVDVGENIGARLQADQAEADTRVARAKAEERRAIAIAKEQEMKAAVQENRALVVTAEAEVPMAMAHAFRSGNLHGKPADNGAASVDR
- a CDS encoding alpha/beta hydrolase, coding for MICSQKILPAFLLILWAAALPAAEPKIELLWPAGAPGAKGDTDNDKPKLQIYVPEKQTSHAGIVICPGGGYGHLAMGHEGTQVAQWLNSLGIAAFVLDYRHQGRGYGHPAPLDDAQRAIRTVRSRANEFGIDPKKVGIMGFSAGGHLASTAGTHFDAGNLNAKDAIDRVSCRPDFMILCYPAVTLTDPYTHAGSRKNLLGDKPDPELVKSLSNETQVTSETPQTFLFHTNGDEVVVPENSVLFYLALRKAKVPAELHIYQDGGHGSGLAVSDPILTTWKERLRDWLKSRSLLGGE